ATTGAACATGGTACACGCGGATATGGGAAGGGGGGCAAAACGGAGTTTCTCCACGCTCGAGCCTTGgatgttggcaacaatgaccATAGAACCTCGAATGGAGGATTTGCACCTCACCACAGATGCCCTGATCATATCCGCGACAGTAGGAGACTACCGCATGAGGCGAATCCTAGTCGACACTGGGAGCTCAGAAGACATTATCTATGAACATTGCTTCAACAGAATGCAACCAAAAGATAGGAAGTTGCTTGAATCAGTACACGCCCCCATCAAAGGTTTCACAGGGGAAAAGGTCGATCCTATTGGTCAAATCACTTTCCCAGTAACCTTTGGGCAGTCACCCAAAGAAAGAACCATACTACTAACCTTCCTCGTGGTCCGCGCTGAGTCATACCACAATGTGATAATCGGAAGATTCACCCTGGGGAAATTGGACGCCATAGTCTCCACGGCGAGGGGTTTTATGAAGTTCCCCACACCGCGAGGTATCGCTACTGTGTTTCGTGATAAAATTGGAGAAGTACTAAGTACCAAACGGTGCCGCCAGGGGCCCAGAAAGATGGGTGCTAAGCACACGCCATCCAGATCAAATGGTCACAATCGCGGACACTCTGTCCCCGGAAGTTAAAAACGACCTGAAGCAACTGTTAAAAAGAAATGTGGACATTTTCGCTTTCGAACACTCTGACATGACGGGAGTCCCCCGTGATAAAGCAGAACACAGGCTCGCCACACTCCCAGGCGTTAAGCCGGTTGCTCAGGGTAAACGCAGCATGGCCCCGGACCGACGGGCGGCGGTTGTTAAAGAAGTACGAAGGTTAGTGGAAGCTGGAATCCTCAGGGAAACACAATACCATACATGGGTATCCAACCCGGTTATGGTAAAAAAGCCAGATGGCACGtggcgaatgtgcatcgatttcaAAGATTTAAATAAAGCGTGCCCAAAGGATGCGTACCCGCTACCCGAGATTGATTTAAAGGTCGACTCCCTGATACCCTACCGATTCAAATGTTTCCTGGACGCGTATAAGGGATACCATCAGATTAAGATGTCCAAAGAAGACGAAGAAAAAACAGCGTTTCACACCGATGTGGGCATTttctgttatacaaaaatgccttTTGGCCTACGAAACGCAGGAGCTACCTATCAGAGGCTAATGGACAAGGTGTTCGAGACACAGGTTGGGCAAAATTTGGAGGTCTATGTAGACGACCTTGTAATTAAAAGCAGCGAAGAAAAGCAGATGTTAGCAGATATCGAAGAAACTTTTCAGAGACTTAGAGAATACAACATAAAGTTAAACCCAAAGAAATGCTCTTTCGGGGTGGAAGAAGGAAAGTTCTTGGGTGTAGTAGTCACCTGAGATGGCTTTAAAGCCAACCCAGAGAAGGTAGCCGCCATAGCGCGAATGCCTTCCCCACGAACACTGAAGGAAGCTCAAGCCCTAAATGGGCGATTAGTAGCGATCAACAGGTTCTTAGCAAGACACGCCGAAAAGTCATTACCCTTCATAAAAACGTTAAAAGATTGCCTCAACAAGAAAAACTTCAAATGGACCAACGAAGCCGAACAAGCTTTGCAAGACATGAAGCGTTTCATAGAGAGGCTGCCCATGCTGACAGCGCCAAGGCCCAATAAAGTACTAAAGATGTATTTAGCAGCAGCTCATACGGCGGTAGGTGCTGTGCTCATGGTTGAACGGGATGGAAAGCAAACACCAATATATTATATAAGCCGGGTGTTAGCGGGACCTGAAACGCGGTACCCCACACTGGAAAAGCTAGTCCTAGCACTGGTACACGCCACAAGGCGACTGAGAAGATATTTTCAGGCACATCGCGTGCAAGTCCTAACCAATTACCCGCTGCAACAAGTCCTGCACAAGCCGGAGATATCTGGCAGGTTGGCCAAGTGGGCTATTGAACTTGGCGCCTtggatattgaatatcacaagcGAACGACAGTTAAGAGgcaagtgattgctgatttcctGGCCGAAATACCGGAAGGAGAAGCTATTGTGGACCCAGTCGTCCAGGACATCCCGGAATCCAGCACTGCCCGGCAGACTTGGAAGGTATACACTGATGGATCATCTAGCGGAAAGGGATCTGGCGCCGGCTTAATGCTGATAAGTCCAGATGCAATCAGGCTGATGTACGCCTTACGTTTCGATTTCGAATGTTCTAATAATGAAGCGGAGTACGAAGCACTACTAGTAGGTCTAAGGATGGCAAAATCCATGGGGGCAGCAAGGGTAGACGCGTACGTTGACTCGCTGCTGGTCAACAACCAGGTAAACGAAACGTATGAAGCCAAGGACGAATCAATGGCGAAATACTTGGAGAAGACAAAAGAACTCATGGCCTCTTTCGACAACGTCACGCTCAACCATGTACATAGAGGCAAGAATCAGATAGCAGACGCTCTCAGCAAACTCGCCACCTCAGGTATGGAAAAGGAAGTCAAAGTCGAAACGTTGCAGACACCCTCAATCGAACCACGGAATGTCTCCGCTGTTACAATGGAAGACCCTTGCTGGTACACTCCGATTCTACGTTTCCTTGAGACAGGGGAGTTACCTCCCGCCAAGGGCGAAGCACAGAAGATACAAACGAAAGCGCTGCAGTATGAAATCAACAATGGTGTCCTATACCGAAAATCTTACCTGGGCCCCTTGCTGCGATGTGTTTCCCCAACAGAGGCAAAGTACCTCATCAGCGAGATCCATGCGGGTATGTGCGGTATACACGCCGGACCTCGAGCAGTAGTAGCCAAAATCCATAGCGCGGGGTATTACTGGCCAGGGATGCACGAAGACGCCGTAATGGAACTACGAAAATGCCGCAGCTGCCAGAAATTCGCTCCTCAAACAATAAGGCCTAAGAACAGCCTAGTGCCGGTGACAGCGGCGTGGCCTTTCCAGAAATGGGCCGTGGATATCGTAGGACCTTTCCCGCCAGCCCCCGGAAAGTTAAAGTACCTGattgtggcggttgattacttcaccaaatgggtggaagcCAAGCCTTTGGCCAAGATAACGGCGGACAACGCCAAAAAATTCCTCTGGGAACACATAGTGTGTAGGTTCGGATTACCACTCTACCTGGTGAGTGATAATGGAACACAATTCACAGACAGAATTTTCCAGGAATGGTGCACAAATCTCCACATCCAACAGATCTTCACGTCGGTCGCACACCCCCAAGGAAATGGCCAGGTAGAGCGGACAAACGGAAGTTTGCTGGATGGCATCAAGAAACGACTGGGACACGAAGGAAGCTCGTGGGTGGAAGAATTGCCAAATGTCCTCTGGGCACATAGAACAATGCCCAAAACCAGCAACAACGAAACCCCGTTCAGCCTAACCTATGGAGCGGAAGCAATGATACCCGCTGAAGCGGGATTACCGTCACTACGCCGTCTCAACACAGGCGATGACAATGACAGATCTCTAAGGGAAGGCCTGGACCtattggaagaaaggcgcgaggcAGCCGCCATCAGCGAAGCAAAATACAAGAAAGCATTAGAAAAGTATTATAACAAGCGAGTGGCCAAACAGAACTTCAAAGCAGGAGATTACGTCATGCGTGACAATGAAGCAAGCAGGATGGAACCTTCGGGTAAGCTGGGCCCAAACTGGGAAGGCCCTTATGTCGTCCAAGAAGATCTGGGCAAAGGGGCCTATCGCCTATCTAGACTAGATGGCACACCAGTACCACGCAGTTGGAACATCGTCCAGTTAAGAAAATGCTACCTGTAAAACCTTGCTCCTAACAGCAAGAGTTAACAGTTTTTCGCAGTTCAGAATTGTAACTCACCCTCAGCGGTGTCTTTTCGTTTTTACTTCAGTCcaagtttaataaaaaaacatttaattttgttttaagtTACCATCGCACAACGAATGCATAAAACGGTAAAAATACAAACAACACCCTTAAACACGAAATACTTTCACTTGCATATGTCATAGGGTTAACAAATAAAGCGCTTACggcgggtatcttggtaatagatacatAAACCGCCACAAAACAGATAGGCATTCTTACATACACATAACCTATCTCAAacaaaaccaagtacttgtccctgtcGTTAAAAACCAAGACATGGGAACCAAAATACAGAACATGTTCAAAATATCTACTGATGGAAGTTAGGTGCCATCACCACTGCAGGGGTATGCACCACCACACCATCATCAACAAATGCAGCTGGATCAACTGCCAAGTTGCCAGATGATTcatcaccaaccaccggaaccaCCATACCTGACCCGTCCATATGTTGCCTTTTAGGGTGATCACCAGAGCGACGTTGGTACGTCAGGCGGTATCGTTGATCATGATCCACCGGAATAAGACCTGTTAGGACGTCCGCCGATAAGGATGGCACTCCGGGATCCACCGGCCGAGGGTCCTCAATGACAATGCTCTAACATGCCCGATTAGCACGGGCCGGAACAACATTGGGAACTGGTCTCCTCCTCCGAAGCATTGACCTTGTTACCGGATATTGTAACTGGAGCAAACCGTCGGCAGCATCAAGCACTCGGAAAATTTCGGTGAGCCTTTGCCTATACCGTTTTCTCTCCATCTTGTCCAAACTATCAAATAAGGAAAAGGGAGGCAAATTTATAGAAAGATTAAAAAAAGTTTTGACAGTGATGACGTTGGATGCATTAATAGAAAATAATCATTACACGTCACAGGGCCATATTTTCAAAATACAGCGGTGTCAGAAATCATGACATTAGCATTAAAACGGATGTCAAATCAAAACAGATATGGGCACTAAACCCAAGTCAAATAGTGTCATTTGCAAGGCAACAAAAGTACATAACAAGtaacaaagaaacaaagttatcaTTCTTCTTCAGACTCCTCCGCGGGGTCCAGCATCAAACGTAGCGACTCTATCCCATCCTCATTGACTTTGTCCATCAAATCGCCATAACCGGGCAGCGGCTCGGTGTATGCCGCTTCTAGGGCATTCGCCATATCA
This is a stretch of genomic DNA from Helianthus annuus cultivar XRQ/B chromosome 16, HanXRQr2.0-SUNRISE, whole genome shotgun sequence. It encodes these proteins:
- the LOC118488255 gene encoding uncharacterized protein LOC118488255, with the translated sequence MVHADMGRGAKRSFSTLEPWMLATMTIEPRMEDLHLTTDALIISATVGDYRMRRILVDTGSSEDIIYEHCFNRMQPKDRKLLESVHAPIKGFTGEKVDPIGQITFPVTFGQSPKERTILLTFLVVRAESYHNVIIGRFTLGKLDAIVSTARGFMKFPTPRGIATVFRDKIGEVLSTKRCRQGPRKMGAKHTPSRSNGHNRGHSVPGS